Proteins co-encoded in one Dehalogenimonas sp. WBC-2 genomic window:
- a CDS encoding 5'-nucleotidase encodes MNTKKFTILHSNDMHGDFLAEVAAGGGKLTGGLALLSGYINKVRREEENVLYVIAGDMVQGSLIDAEYKGLSTMSIMNYLAPDVVTLGNHEFDYGLPHLLFLEKVANFPIVNANLYIKQYHKRLMQPFHIINKAGFDILFTGIVTEKVIDAIKKDKLIGSFVSLEDASREVGVITNAYKNDDIDLTILLTHIGFESDIELAKLLNPEWGVDMIIGGHSHTVLEQPAKVNGILIAQAGVGSDQIGRFDIVVDDDTNSIVEYKWQLIPIEDGIAEPDAELAKYIDSLKTEVDQKYNTLICKFTGTMTHPKREEETALGNLFADALADMSECDVMLVGSGSIRKKELGPIVTLKTFREAFPYEDYLKRFVITGAQLKRIFGHIMRPANRNGEGECYQVNGRIKAIYDDKTEQLVSLTFNGQPVGEADRLSIGLIGYHVSNCDAYLNISLEELQATGAGKLISTSVPEVMEEYLTNHQNIGRKVEGRLVYK; translated from the coding sequence ATGAACACCAAGAAGTTTACAATCCTGCATTCCAATGACATGCATGGTGATTTCCTGGCTGAGGTGGCGGCGGGGGGCGGCAAGCTGACCGGGGGGCTGGCCTTGTTATCCGGCTATATCAACAAAGTGCGGCGTGAAGAAGAAAACGTTTTATATGTTATCGCCGGTGACATGGTGCAGGGCTCGTTGATCGACGCTGAATACAAAGGCTTGTCAACTATGTCCATCATGAACTACCTGGCGCCGGACGTGGTGACCCTGGGCAACCATGAATTTGATTATGGCCTGCCGCACCTGTTGTTCCTGGAAAAGGTAGCAAATTTCCCTATCGTCAATGCCAATCTATACATCAAACAGTACCATAAACGATTGATGCAACCGTTCCATATTATTAATAAGGCCGGGTTCGATATTCTTTTCACCGGAATAGTCACTGAAAAAGTTATTGATGCCATCAAGAAAGACAAATTGATCGGCAGCTTTGTAAGTTTAGAGGATGCCAGCCGGGAGGTGGGGGTGATCACCAACGCCTATAAGAATGATGATATTGACCTGACTATACTTTTGACCCACATCGGTTTTGAATCCGATATCGAACTGGCTAAATTGCTGAACCCTGAGTGGGGAGTGGATATGATCATCGGCGGACACTCCCACACCGTGTTGGAACAACCGGCGAAGGTAAATGGAATCCTTATCGCTCAGGCGGGTGTGGGATCAGATCAAATCGGCAGGTTTGATATCGTTGTTGATGATGACACCAATTCAATCGTTGAGTATAAATGGCAGTTGATTCCCATAGAGGATGGCATTGCTGAACCCGATGCAGAACTGGCTAAATACATCGATTCACTGAAAACAGAAGTAGATCAGAAGTATAATACGCTTATCTGCAAGTTCACCGGAACGATGACTCATCCCAAACGTGAAGAAGAAACAGCGCTAGGTAACCTTTTTGCTGATGCGCTGGCGGATATGTCTGAATGCGACGTTATGCTGGTGGGTTCCGGTTCAATCAGAAAAAAAGAACTTGGCCCAATAGTGACACTGAAAACCTTCCGGGAAGCCTTTCCTTATGAAGACTATCTTAAACGTTTTGTGATTACCGGTGCCCAGCTTAAGCGTATATTCGGCCATATCATGCGCCCGGCTAACCGCAACGGTGAAGGTGAATGCTACCAGGTGAACGGCAGGATCAAAGCGATATACGATGATAAGACCGAACAACTGGTGAGTTTAACTTTCAACGGCCAGCCAGTCGGCGAGGCAGACCGTCTGAGTATCGGGCTCATCGGCTATCACGTCAGTAACTGCGATGCATATTTGAATATCAGCCTGGAAGAACTTCAGGCAACAGGCGCCGGCAAACTTATCTCCACGTCGGTGCCGGAGGTGATGGAAGAGTATCTGACCAATCACCAGAATATCGGACGCAAGGTTGAGGGGCGGCTGGTTTATAAGTAG
- a CDS encoding dimethyladenosine transferase yields MAETRALLERFGVSARKGLGQNFLIDRGVLDKIMAAANIGSDDTVVEVGPGLGILTKALAERAGKVIAVEIDRDLVALLRQTLAETPAVEIVSGDIMEESPSSLAGDAPYYKVVANLPYYITSAVLRHFLEAQRQPRTLTVMVQKEVARQITAKPPEMSLLSISVQLFGKPKVVSYIPAGAFHPPPKVASAILQIEVLPERRLSSEDEKQFFKLARAGFGTRRKQLANALSGGLDLEKMIIIELLQKSGIDPARRAETLTIEDWLRLLASWKEGYV; encoded by the coding sequence ATGGCTGAGACTCGTGCCTTGTTGGAACGTTTTGGTGTCAGCGCCCGTAAAGGTCTGGGGCAAAACTTCCTTATAGATCGTGGCGTATTGGATAAGATCATGGCTGCAGCCAACATTGGCAGTGATGACACCGTCGTCGAGGTTGGCCCCGGGTTAGGTATCCTGACCAAAGCCCTAGCTGAGCGTGCCGGAAAAGTTATCGCCGTCGAAATTGATCGTGATCTGGTGGCTTTGTTACGGCAAACGCTGGCTGAAACTCCTGCGGTTGAGATTGTCTCCGGAGATATCATGGAAGAGTCACCGTCATCTCTTGCCGGCGATGCACCTTATTATAAAGTGGTTGCCAATCTGCCTTACTACATCACATCGGCGGTGCTGCGGCATTTTCTGGAAGCGCAGCGGCAACCCCGGACGCTCACGGTTATGGTTCAGAAAGAGGTTGCCCGGCAGATTACGGCTAAACCGCCTGAGATGAGTCTGCTCTCCATCAGCGTGCAGCTATTCGGTAAGCCGAAAGTAGTGAGCTACATTCCCGCTGGAGCCTTCCATCCGCCGCCTAAAGTGGCCTCAGCGATACTTCAGATAGAGGTATTACCTGAGCGCCGCCTGTCATCGGAAGATGAGAAACAATTCTTCAAGCTGGCGCGGGCTGGTTTCGGCACCCGGCGCAAACAACTGGCTAACGCCCTTTCCGGCGGTCTTGACCTTGAAAAGATGATCATAATTGAATTACTTCAAAAAAGCGGCATAGACCCGGCGCGGCGCGCCGAAACACTGACTATTGAAGATTGGTTGCGCCTTCTGGCCTCCTGGAAGGAGGGATATGTTTAA
- the dnaK gene encoding Chaperone protein DnaK, giving the protein MGKVIGIDLGTTNSEVAVIQAGEPVVIPSAEGGTLVPSVVAVNKNGERLVGRQAKNQSVLNPDNTIYSIKRFMGRKWGEPAGRELPVEEDAKRKSYKVIKGPNNEVKVALGGKEYTPPEVSAMILQKLKADAEAFLGETVTEAVITVPAYFNDAQRQATKDAGQIAGLKVLRIVNEPTAAALAYGLDKKKEETVAVYDLGGGTFDVSILELGEGTFQVKSTNGDTHLGGDDFDQKIIDWLVAEYKKDQGIDLSKDKTAMQRLKEAAEKSKVELSTVQQTEVNLPFITADASGPKHLNITMTRSKLEQLVADLVEKTMGPCRQALQDAGKTTAQIDEVILVGGQTRMPLVRAKVKEFFGKEPNMSVNPDEVVAIGAAIQAGVIKGEVSDVLLLDVSPLTLGIETLGGVATPLIPRNTTIPTSKSQVFSTAGDNQPSVEIHVLQGERPMATDNRTLGRFMLDGILPAPRGLPQIEVTFDVDANGILSVKAQDKGTGKEQKITITASSGLSKEEVAKMQREAEAHATEDSARKELAEAKNQGDTMAYQSEKMLNDNKDKVPEDLKTEVTSKIGAVRQALQGSDTAALKSATQELNEAMQKLGSTVYSQQQAQSPPPGADSAPGTDGGEKPADDGTVEGEFREV; this is encoded by the coding sequence ATGGGCAAGGTAATCGGTATCGATCTCGGCACCACTAACTCAGAAGTGGCTGTCATCCAGGCTGGTGAGCCTGTAGTCATTCCCTCAGCCGAAGGCGGCACACTGGTGCCCTCGGTAGTAGCCGTCAATAAGAACGGTGAACGTTTAGTCGGCCGTCAAGCCAAGAATCAGTCTGTCTTAAACCCGGATAATACCATTTACAGCATCAAGCGTTTCATGGGACGCAAGTGGGGCGAGCCAGCCGGACGTGAACTGCCGGTAGAAGAGGACGCCAAGCGGAAGTCCTACAAAGTTATCAAAGGCCCCAATAATGAGGTTAAAGTGGCTCTCGGCGGCAAAGAATACACTCCGCCAGAGGTCTCGGCCATGATTCTCCAAAAGCTCAAGGCTGATGCCGAGGCTTTTCTGGGCGAAACCGTTACCGAGGCAGTTATCACGGTTCCGGCCTATTTCAATGACGCCCAGCGTCAAGCCACCAAGGACGCCGGCCAGATCGCCGGTCTTAAGGTCCTACGTATCGTCAACGAACCCACCGCCGCGGCTTTGGCTTACGGCTTAGATAAGAAAAAAGAGGAGACAGTGGCCGTCTATGACCTTGGTGGCGGTACCTTCGACGTCTCTATCCTGGAACTGGGCGAAGGCACATTCCAGGTGAAATCCACCAACGGTGATACCCACCTTGGCGGCGACGATTTCGACCAGAAGATTATCGACTGGCTGGTTGCCGAATACAAAAAGGATCAGGGTATTGACCTGTCCAAAGACAAGACAGCCATGCAGCGCCTCAAAGAGGCGGCCGAAAAGTCCAAGGTGGAGTTGTCGACCGTGCAGCAGACTGAGGTCAATCTGCCGTTCATCACTGCAGATGCCTCCGGCCCCAAGCACCTCAATATCACCATGACCCGCTCCAAGCTGGAGCAGTTGGTTGCCGACCTGGTAGAAAAAACCATGGGACCCTGCCGCCAGGCGCTTCAGGACGCTGGCAAGACCACCGCCCAGATCGATGAAGTCATTCTGGTCGGCGGACAGACACGCATGCCGCTTGTTCGCGCCAAAGTTAAAGAATTTTTCGGCAAAGAACCTAATATGAGCGTCAACCCGGACGAGGTAGTGGCCATCGGGGCCGCCATTCAGGCCGGTGTCATTAAAGGCGAGGTATCTGATGTCCTGCTGCTCGACGTGTCTCCGTTAACCCTGGGTATCGAGACATTGGGCGGAGTGGCCACTCCCCTCATCCCGCGTAACACCACTATCCCTACCTCTAAAAGTCAGGTTTTCTCCACCGCCGGAGACAATCAGCCAAGTGTGGAAATCCACGTGCTTCAAGGCGAACGTCCCATGGCCACTGATAACCGTACTCTGGGCCGCTTTATGCTGGATGGCATCTTGCCTGCCCCCCGTGGTCTGCCGCAAATCGAGGTCACTTTTGATGTTGACGCCAACGGTATCCTGTCGGTAAAAGCCCAGGATAAGGGCACCGGCAAGGAACAAAAGATCACTATTACCGCTTCCTCCGGTCTGTCCAAAGAAGAGGTTGCCAAGATGCAGCGCGAGGCCGAAGCCCATGCTACCGAAGACAGCGCCCGCAAGGAACTGGCTGAGGCCAAGAACCAGGGTGACACTATGGCTTACCAATCTGAAAAAATGCTCAATGACAATAAGGATAAAGTACCGGAAGACCTGAAAACCGAGGTCACCAGCAAGATTGGGGCTGTCCGCCAGGCTCTACAAGGTTCGGACACTGCCGCCCTCAAAAGCGCCACTCAGGAATTGAATGAGGCCATGCAGAAGCTGGGCAGCACCGTTTACAGCCAGCAACAAGCTCAATCACCCCCTCCCGGTGCTGATAGCGCCCCAGGCACCGACGGCGGTGAAAAGCCCGCTGACGATGGCACCGTCGAGGGTGAATTCCGCGAAGTTTAA
- the hcrA gene encoding heat-inducible transcription repressor HrcA translates to MLGTRSETILSSIIRQYVETAAPVSSTAVLAECGIDVCSATVRNEMVRLEEEGYILKPHHSAGSIPSDKGYRYYVESIKNARMPVTDQLLINHLFHQVEKEMENWLSLAAGLVSQRVHNVAIVTQPKQVSARYHHLELVVLQESLALAVLIMRGARVRQQLVSFDAPVGQFELNGMSGKLNEAFDGQSHTVIEKSNLFLNENEKKVRDAVVKMLHAEDQQTNEEPYLDGLNYLLEQPEFTRNHRAQSLMELVENRRLGKMLGEAEFEGQDIKVYIGQENREETIRDYSVVLGSYGLADEARGTLGVIGPTRMNYEKTIAAVRYLSLVMSALVAELYGRQPDSQTENET, encoded by the coding sequence ATGCTTGGCACTAGATCTGAAACAATACTCTCGAGTATCATCCGGCAGTACGTTGAAACCGCCGCACCGGTGTCATCGACAGCGGTTCTAGCTGAATGCGGTATTGATGTTTGTTCGGCCACGGTCAGAAACGAAATGGTGCGCCTGGAAGAAGAGGGTTATATTCTTAAGCCGCACCACTCTGCTGGTAGTATCCCATCAGACAAAGGCTACCGGTACTATGTGGAGAGTATCAAGAATGCTCGGATGCCAGTTACTGACCAACTTCTTATCAACCACCTGTTTCACCAGGTAGAAAAGGAAATGGAAAATTGGCTGTCGCTGGCAGCCGGTCTGGTATCCCAGCGGGTACACAATGTTGCCATCGTCACTCAGCCTAAACAGGTCAGCGCAAGATACCATCATCTGGAACTGGTGGTGTTGCAGGAAAGCCTGGCTTTGGCGGTGCTCATCATGCGCGGCGCGCGTGTTAGACAACAACTGGTCAGTTTTGATGCTCCCGTTGGACAATTTGAACTCAACGGCATGTCTGGAAAGTTGAACGAAGCTTTTGACGGACAATCGCACACCGTTATTGAGAAAAGCAATCTGTTTCTCAATGAGAATGAGAAAAAAGTTCGCGACGCCGTGGTCAAAATGCTCCATGCCGAGGACCAGCAAACCAATGAGGAACCTTACTTGGACGGCCTGAACTACCTGCTGGAACAGCCAGAATTCACCCGGAACCATCGCGCTCAGTCTCTTATGGAACTGGTGGAAAATCGGCGTTTGGGAAAGATGCTGGGTGAGGCTGAATTTGAAGGCCAGGACATCAAGGTTTATATCGGCCAGGAGAATCGTGAGGAGACTATCCGAGATTACTCAGTAGTGCTCGGCAGCTATGGTTTGGCCGATGAGGCTCGCGGCACCCTTGGCGTCATCGGCCCGACACGGATGAATTATGAAAAGACTATCGCCGCAGTGCGCTACCTATCGCTGGTAATGAGCGCACTGGTCGCCGAATTGTACGGTCGGCAACCCGACTCTCAGACTGAAAACGAAACCTGA
- a CDS encoding reductive dehalogenase codes for MKRYDKRLQFNPSKEPGNGYATLAAQWAAEQRQDMITRVQSNKDGATLKDLGVVLASSYGWIHDAYSYFDFYTKTSPRVILPGAFSTPQEAGLPKYQGSPEENAKMIRAAFHYFGAAHVSFQELDDNRLKMIFANDEANGKPYVFEDAEVPSVEKDRYVIPKSYKYVISYLVVQNMFTNKTGESWDGYLGGAAVAKAYSELNFMQGRVLTFLRALGYGGAGSNPGHVNGFAVLGGQGELGRANLLIHPVYGMVGRVPNMVLTDLPVPTESPIEFGAMRFCKTCKKCAELCPSNSISLETEPSWETTGPWNAGGVKTWYADWKTCLPYRNMRYAGLCGNCQGVCVFSKFDEANIHNIIKGTVAATGIFSGFFRNMDDAFGYGNLSNEDWWNREIPNKYDATNGRWW; via the coding sequence ATGAAACGTTATGACAAACGTTTACAATTTAACCCATCGAAAGAACCAGGAAACGGATATGCCACGCTGGCTGCACAATGGGCTGCTGAGCAACGGCAGGACATGATCACACGCGTTCAATCCAACAAAGACGGAGCCACGCTCAAAGATCTTGGAGTAGTTTTAGCGTCATCCTATGGTTGGATACATGATGCGTATAGTTATTTCGATTTTTATACCAAAACTAGTCCTAGAGTTATATTGCCGGGTGCATTCTCCACTCCACAGGAAGCTGGACTGCCCAAATATCAAGGCAGTCCAGAAGAAAACGCCAAGATGATTCGCGCCGCCTTCCACTATTTTGGTGCGGCACATGTGAGTTTCCAAGAGTTGGATGATAACAGGCTCAAGATGATATTTGCCAATGATGAAGCAAATGGGAAACCATATGTTTTCGAAGATGCTGAGGTGCCTTCGGTTGAGAAAGATCGGTATGTTATTCCAAAAAGCTACAAATATGTCATTAGTTACCTTGTTGTGCAGAATATGTTTACCAACAAAACAGGGGAAAGTTGGGATGGTTATCTTGGCGGTGCGGCAGTAGCGAAGGCGTACTCTGAGCTTAATTTTATGCAAGGAAGGGTACTGACCTTTCTTAGAGCATTAGGGTATGGAGGGGCGGGAAGCAATCCTGGTCATGTAAATGGTTTTGCAGTACTAGGTGGTCAAGGAGAGCTTGGGAGGGCAAATTTATTGATCCATCCTGTTTATGGGATGGTTGGGCGCGTACCTAATATGGTGCTAACTGATTTACCAGTGCCAACAGAAAGCCCAATTGAATTTGGGGCAATGCGTTTTTGTAAAACCTGCAAAAAATGTGCCGAACTTTGCCCGAGTAACTCTATAAGCCTAGAGACTGAACCATCATGGGAGACAACCGGTCCGTGGAATGCCGGTGGCGTTAAGACATGGTATGCCGATTGGAAGACCTGTTTACCGTATAGAAATATGAGGTACGCAGGACTTTGCGGTAACTGCCAAGGCGTATGTGTATTTTCAAAGTTTGATGAAGCAAATATTCATAACATCATTAAAGGAACTGTAGCAGCTACCGGCATATTCAGTGGATTCTTCAGGAACATGGACGATGCATTCGGCTATGGAAACTTGAGCAACGAGGACTGGTGGAATAGAGAAATCCCTAATAAATACGATGCTACGAATGGTAGATGGTGGTAA
- the grpE gene encoding heat shock protein GrpE gives MVRDKHETVAEDDIQGEFDSVQASLEQEKARAEENLHNFKRAQADFINYKRRTDVEKAESLGFGKSLAFLSVLPVLDDLSRALAAVPENLAGESWVQGMSLIEKKFLQLLEREGVSRMRTVGEQFDPSLHEAVLRCAGEEGVIVEELLAGYMYRDKVLRQAQVKVACEDIS, from the coding sequence ATGGTACGGGATAAACACGAAACAGTCGCAGAAGATGATATCCAGGGAGAGTTTGACAGCGTCCAGGCATCGCTGGAACAGGAAAAAGCACGTGCTGAGGAAAATCTACATAATTTCAAACGCGCCCAGGCTGATTTCATCAACTACAAACGCCGTACCGATGTGGAAAAGGCGGAATCACTGGGATTCGGTAAGAGCTTGGCCTTTCTTTCAGTGCTGCCGGTGCTTGACGACCTGTCCCGCGCTCTGGCGGCAGTGCCGGAAAACCTGGCTGGCGAATCCTGGGTTCAGGGTATGTCCCTCATAGAGAAGAAATTCCTCCAGTTGTTGGAGCGTGAGGGGGTCAGCCGCATGAGAACGGTAGGAGAACAATTTGATCCAAGTCTCCATGAAGCCGTACTCCGTTGCGCCGGTGAAGAAGGCGTTATTGTTGAAGAACTGCTGGCTGGTTATATGTACCGGGACAAGGTGCTGCGGCAGGCGCAGGTCAAAGTAGCCTGTGAGGATATTTCATAA
- a CDS encoding Zn-dependent hydrolase (Zn-dependent hydrolases of the metallobetalactamase superfamily): MRFDPLPRPCYNRSMEIKYLGHSCFRIKGKNTIVITDPFAPELGLTLGKQTANIVTVSHQHLGHNFIDGIGGAPRVVSKPGEYEIGDAIIIGLSTFHDAEKGMIRGKNVVFVIEMDELTICHLGDLGVALKDDEIEEFGKVDILMVPVGDMSALNAAAAARLVRQIEPSIVIPMHYKLPESTRELEPVERFLSEMGSSPVTPQPKLNVSRANLPLSMQVVVLET; the protein is encoded by the coding sequence ATGCGCTTTGACCCCTTGCCCCGGCCTTGTTATAATCGCAGCATGGAAATTAAATACCTCGGACACTCCTGTTTTCGGATAAAAGGCAAAAATACTATTGTTATTACTGACCCCTTTGCGCCGGAGCTGGGTCTGACTTTGGGCAAGCAGACGGCTAATATCGTGACGGTCAGCCACCAGCACCTGGGCCATAATTTCATAGATGGGATCGGTGGTGCGCCCCGAGTTGTCAGCAAGCCGGGTGAATATGAGATCGGCGATGCCATAATTATCGGCCTGTCAACATTCCATGACGCTGAAAAAGGCATGATTCGCGGCAAAAATGTCGTCTTTGTCATTGAGATGGACGAACTCACCATCTGCCACCTGGGTGATTTAGGCGTAGCTCTCAAGGACGATGAGATAGAAGAATTTGGTAAGGTTGATATCCTGATGGTGCCGGTGGGCGACATGAGTGCCTTAAACGCCGCCGCGGCGGCGAGGCTGGTGCGGCAGATTGAACCGTCTATTGTCATCCCCATGCATTACAAACTGCCGGAAAGTACCCGGGAACTGGAACCGGTTGAACGTTTCCTGTCTGAAATGGGGTCTAGTCCGGTTACACCGCAGCCGAAGCTCAACGTCAGCCGCGCCAACTTGCCGCTTTCTATGCAGGTAGTGGTGCTGGAAACTTAA
- a CDS encoding diadenosine tetraphosphatase, whose amino-acid sequence MRYAIIADIHANLEALTAVVADIESRGQIDEYWVLGDITGYGSDPRACIEIVKNLSDTVVAGNHDLAAVRRHTGQSFNFNADAAAAVHWTETQLTAEDITYLHSLPLTIERRGFTLVHGSPCQPDREYVSSVHVAHQNFSQLKTPHAMVGHTHQPAIFKQEDDGGTVYLPFHPGAGVMLQKGRFIINPGSVGQPRDGDPRASYTVYDSDTACIRLFRVDYDIAATQAKIKSQNLPLYLATRLEKGL is encoded by the coding sequence ATGCGTTACGCTATTATTGCCGATATTCACGCCAATCTGGAAGCCCTAACAGCGGTTGTGGCTGACATTGAAAGCCGCGGTCAGATTGATGAATACTGGGTACTTGGCGACATTACCGGTTATGGCTCAGATCCCCGTGCCTGTATCGAAATCGTTAAGAACCTGTCTGACACGGTAGTTGCCGGCAATCATGATTTGGCGGCTGTCCGGCGGCATACCGGCCAATCCTTCAATTTCAATGCTGACGCTGCTGCCGCGGTTCATTGGACTGAAACGCAGCTCACTGCAGAAGATATCACTTATCTGCACTCACTGCCTCTTACCATCGAACGGAGAGGTTTTACTCTGGTGCACGGCAGTCCCTGCCAACCGGACCGGGAATATGTTTCATCAGTTCATGTAGCACACCAGAACTTCAGCCAATTGAAAACACCCCACGCTATGGTAGGCCATACTCATCAGCCCGCGATTTTTAAGCAAGAGGACGACGGCGGTACGGTGTATCTGCCTTTTCATCCAGGTGCCGGAGTAATGCTTCAAAAAGGACGATTTATCATCAATCCCGGCAGCGTCGGGCAGCCGCGGGATGGCGACCCTCGAGCAAGTTATACTGTTTATGACAGTGACACGGCTTGCATAAGGCTTTTCCGGGTGGACTATGATATTGCCGCCACTCAAGCCAAGATCAAGTCTCAAAACCTGCCGCTGTATCTGGCTACCCGTTTGGAGAAAGGGTTATAG
- a CDS encoding 4-diphosphocytidyl-2-C-methyl-D-erythritol kinase, with the protein MFKITAPAKINLALEVLAKRSDGYHEIKSVVQTIDLSDELDFEPCDHLAITADLPGWDGAKSLIYKAAQLLAPYCPVPYGALIRVRKRIPLMSGLGGDSSDGASALMGLNRLWGLGLGQGALMEIGAALGSDVPFFFCAGTAMIEGRGELVAPLPALPPAWVVLLVPPVTPENGKTARLYGNLKPAEDFSDGVRTEDMVDSLIKGGDIDAAFFGNAFERAAGVLWPEIEEYHWRFLEAGAYHVHLSGAGPALFSLHRDKAEAEKVYRTLKGSKLETYLSRTIGHLS; encoded by the coding sequence ATGTTTAAAATTACCGCTCCGGCCAAGATCAACCTGGCGCTGGAAGTTTTGGCTAAACGTTCCGACGGCTACCATGAGATCAAGAGCGTAGTTCAGACTATTGATCTGAGTGATGAACTGGACTTTGAGCCTTGTGACCATCTGGCCATTACCGCTGATTTGCCTGGTTGGGACGGTGCCAAAAGCCTGATTTATAAGGCAGCGCAACTTCTGGCACCTTACTGCCCAGTGCCATATGGTGCGCTCATCCGGGTTAGGAAGCGTATCCCGTTAATGTCGGGGCTGGGTGGTGATTCCTCTGATGGTGCATCAGCACTGATGGGTCTTAATCGCTTGTGGGGTCTGGGTCTGGGACAGGGGGCTCTCATGGAAATAGGAGCAGCCCTGGGTTCTGACGTGCCGTTTTTCTTCTGTGCCGGGACAGCGATGATTGAAGGACGGGGAGAACTGGTGGCTCCGCTACCAGCACTGCCACCGGCATGGGTAGTGCTATTAGTTCCGCCAGTTACTCCGGAGAACGGCAAGACAGCCCGCCTTTACGGTAATCTCAAACCAGCAGAGGACTTCAGCGACGGAGTCAGGACAGAAGATATGGTTGATTCACTCATCAAGGGTGGTGACATTGACGCCGCCTTTTTCGGCAATGCTTTTGAACGGGCAGCGGGGGTGTTGTGGCCGGAAATTGAGGAATATCATTGGCGTTTTCTTGAGGCAGGGGCTTACCACGTTCATCTTTCCGGCGCCGGTCCGGCGCTTTTCAGCCTGCATCGGGATAAGGCAGAGGCAGAGAAGGTTTATCGCACGCTCAAGGGGAGCAAATTGGAAACATACCTGTCGCGGACTATCGGGCATTTATCCTAA